The sequence below is a genomic window from Frankiales bacterium.
CACCGCCGCGACGACGAGCGAGACGACGTCCGGGCTCATCGGGACCGGCCCTCGAAGGCGACCCACTCGGCGAGCAGCCGTGCCTGGAGCCCGAACATCTCGGCGTGCTCCTCCGGCTCGGCGTGGTCGTAGCCGAGCAGGTGCAGGATGCCGTGGGTGAGCAGCAGGGACATCTCCTCGTCGCGGGAATGACCGGCCGCGGCGGCCTGCCGCTCGGCCACGCTGGGGCACAGCACCACGTCGCCGAGCATGCCCGGCTCGGGCTCGTCGTCGTCGTCCGGCTGGCGCAGCTCGTCCATCGGGAACGAGAGCACGTCGGTGGGGCCGGGCTCGTCCATCCAGCGCACGTGCAGCTCGGTCATCGCGACCTCGTCGACGCACACCACCGAGAGCTCGGCCTGGGGGTGGATGCGCAGCCGGTCGAGCACGAACCTCGCCTGCGCGGCGAGCGCGTCGAGGTCGACGTCGGCGTCGGTCTCGTTGAGCACCTCGATCGTCATGACGGCGCTACCGGCGGGTGCGGCGCGAGCCTCGGCCGGGCAGCTGGGCGGCCGCGGCCGTCTCGGCGTCGAACTTCGCGTAGGCGTCGACGATCCGCCCCACGAGCTTGTGCCGCACGACGTCCTGGCTGTGCAGCCGGCAGAACGCGACGTCGTCGATGCCGTCGAGGATGCTCTCCACCACCTTGAGCCCGCTGGCCGTGCCGCTGGGCAGGTCGATCTGGGTCGTGTCGCCGGTGACCACCATGGTGGACCCGAAGCCGAGCCGGGTGAGGAACATCTTCATCTGCTCGGGCGAGGTGTTCTGCGCCTCGTCGAGGATGATGAACGCGTCGTTGAGCGTGCGGCCGCGCATGTAGGCCAGCGGCGCCACCTCGATGACCCCGCTGGTCATCAGCCGCGGGATGGAGTCCGGGTCGACCATGTCGTGCAGCGCGTCGTAGAGCGGGCGCAGATAGGGGTCGATCTTCTCCGACAGCGTGCCGGGCAGGAACCCGAGCCGCTCGCCCGCCTCGACGGCCGGTCGGGTCAGGATGATGCGGGTGACCCGCTTGCTCTGCAGCGCCTGGACCGCCTTCGCCACGGCGAGGTAGGTCTTGCCGGTGCCCGCGGGACCGATGCCGAACACCACCGTGTGCTCGTCGATCGCGTCGACGTAGCGCTTCTGGTTGAGGGTCTTGGGCCGGATCGTGCGCCCTCGGTTGGACAGGATGTTGGCCGTGAGGACGTCGGCGGGACGCACCCCCGAGTCGTCGCGCAGCATGGCCACGGAGCGCTCGACGGCCTCCGGGGTGAGCCCCTGGCCGGTGCGGACGACGGCGAGCATCTCGCCCACGACGCGGTCGAACAGCGCCACCTCGTCCACCGGGCCCGACACCGTGATCCGGTTGCCGCGCACGTGGACGTCGACGGAGGGGAAGGCGCGCTCGATCACCCGGAGGTTCTCGTCGCCGGAGCCGAGGACGCTCACCATGTCCAGGGACGCGGGGACGACGATCGTGGCCTGCGTGTCAGTCTCGGTGGTCATGGGTCGGCCCCGTTCGGGCCGCTGCTGCCCTTCGTCGCTCGGTCGCCGTCCGGGCGGACGGCCCGTCCATCGTACGGCGCGCGGCCGCCCCGGCCACCTACGTTCGCCCAGCGGCGAACGTCCGGCGGACGTCGGGGACCGGCGAAGGCGTCAGCCGAGCTGCGCGACGACCGTCGTCGCCTGGGCCTCCAGGGCGCTGCTCGACGGTGCGGGGCTGCCCAGGGCCAGGCCCTCGAAGCCCACGAAGGTCGGGCCCTTGAGCAGGTAGATGCCGCTGGCGCTGATCGTGCGGCCGAGCACGGTCCCCGACCCGCTCAGCAGCGCCGCACGGTCGCCGTACCCGGACAGGTCCTTCACGGAGGTCCTGAGGTGCAGGGCCGCCGGTGCGTTCGCGGAATTGGCGATCAGCTGCGGGACGCGGGCCTCCTCCTGGGTCCACACGGACTGCGCCGCGGTTGCGCTCGCGGCCGTGGCCACCTGGACGGTGAGCACCTGGAGCCCGGACGAGTAGATGCACTCCTTCGTCCCGCCGGACAGGGACTCCTCCTTGCCCCGGAACGTGCCACCACCGAACAGCGTCGACGCCTGCGCGGCCGTGACGAGGCGGCACGGGTCGTAGGAGGTCGGCGCGGCGGCAGCGGACGCCGGCGGGCTCGACGCCGACGCGCTGCTGGTCGCCGGCGTCGGGCTCGAGGCCGGCGTGCTGGCGTCGCTCGTCACCGAGGTCACCGGGGCTGCGGTGCCGGTGCCGCCGCTCGACGGGTTCGTGGGTGCGGACGAGCAGGCCGCCATCGTCAGCGCGAGGGCGCCGAGAGCGACCATCGGCAGGGCACGCGAGCGCCGGACGGAGGTGGAGGAACGACCGGTCATGGCAACCCCCTGATCCCTGCACCCCGGCCGCGCGGACGCCGTGCGATCAGCGCCCGACGCCGAGAGCTCTCGAGGCCGAGGTCAGGATCCGCCCGCGCGGGCCTGCTGTCCATAGGGTGCGACGGTCGCCGGCCGGATTCTTAAGAAGGAGAGGCGTTCTCGCGGTCGCAGGACCATCGGTACCCCCGTCACGAGGTGCGGCGCGAGGCCGTGGGCGGGCCGCGCGGGCGTCAGCCCGGGGGCCAGGTCATCGAGCGGCCGCCGAGCACGTGCAGGTGCACGTGGAACACCGTCTGGCCGCCGTCGCGCCCGGTGTTGAACACGAAGCGGTAGCCGTCGTCGAGGCCCTCCGCGGCCGCGACCGCGGCCCCGGCCGCGAGCAGGCGCCCGGCGAGGCCGGCGTCCGCCGCGGCGAGCTCGGCCACGTTCTCGTGGTGCTCGCGCGTCACCACGACCACGTGCGTCGCGGCCTGGGGGTTGATGTCGCGGAAGGCGACGAACTCGTCGGTCTGGTGCACGACCGTGGCCGGGACGTCGCCGGCCACGATGCCGCAGAACAGGCAGTCGCTCATGCCCCGACGCTAGTCGACACGGGTACCGCCGCGGGCCGCACCCGCGACAGCCGCCGCACCCGATGCCCGCGCCGCGGGCGCCGGGTCAGCTCCGCGGGCGCCAGCGCTTCCACAGCGCGGCCGCCGTCGCCCGGGTCTTGCCGTCGAAGACGAGCTCGACGTCGACGGTCATCTGCCCCTCGTCGGCCGCGGTGACGACGGCCCGCAGCTCCACCGGCTCGTGCAGCGGCGAGGGCCGCAGGTAGCGCACGTCGAGCCCCGCGGTCACGTACGACAGGGCCGCACCGGGCAGCACCGGGATCCCGAGCCGCTGCGACTCGAGCATCACCGCCGCCGCGCTGTGGCAGTCGAGCACCGTCGAGATGATGCCGCCGTTGAGGTAGCCCAGGCCGTTGTCGTGCTCGGGCCAGGGCATGAACGCCGCCGTCACGACGTGGTCGTCGTCGTACGCCGGGCCAGGGTAGCTGCGCAGCCGCAGGCCCTTCGGGTTGCCGTGGCCGCAGCCGAAGCACGGCAGGTCCGGGTACAGCTGCTCCTGGATGCTCAGCCCGTCGGTCACCGGGGTCACCACCCGTTCCGGTGCACGAGCTCGTCGACCGGGCGCCGGCGGCGCGTGCGCGCGGAGGACGTCTGCGACAGCGGGTCGGCGTCGGCCGCGAGGCCCAGCGCGATGTAGCCGGCGGGCCGCAGCCCCTCCGGCACGCCGAACCTGCGCAGCACCTCCTCCTCGCCGTGGGCCACGCCGAAGAACCAGGCCCCGAGTCCCTCCTCGACCGCCGCGAGCAGCATGCACATCGAGGCCATGCCGGCGTCGACGTACCAGAAGGGCACCGGCCACCGCTGCTCGTCGCCGAGCCCGTGCGGCTCCTTGTCCGGCAGGGAGTAGCGCGCCAGGTAGGCGGCCTTGTGCGCCAGCGGGACGACGACCACCGGCGCGAGCCGGGACCGGTCCTCGTCGTCCATGGGGTCGTCCGGGTCGTCGGTGGCGGTCCAGAACCAGGCGACCGCCTCGGGATCGTCGAGCACGAGGTACTCGTTGCCCTGCGTGAAGCCCGCGGACGGCGCGTGCAGCACGCTGGCCAGCACGCGGTCGAGGGCGTCCCGCGGC
It includes:
- a CDS encoding nitroreductase family protein — translated: MELWETLRRRRMVRAFRPDTVPRDALDRVLASVLHAPSAGFTQGNEYLVLDDPEAVAWFWTATDDPDDPMDDEDRSRLAPVVVVPLAHKAAYLARYSLPDKEPHGLGDEQRWPVPFWYVDAGMASMCMLLAAVEEGLGAWFFGVAHGEEEVLRRFGVPEGLRPAGYIALGLAADADPLSQTSSARTRRRRPVDELVHRNGW
- the ybeY gene encoding rRNA maturation RNase YbeY, which translates into the protein MTIEVLNETDADVDLDALAAQARFVLDRLRIHPQAELSVVCVDEVAMTELHVRWMDEPGPTDVLSFPMDELRQPDDDDEPEPGMLGDVVLCPSVAERQAAAAGHSRDEEMSLLLTHGILHLLGYDHAEPEEHAEMFGLQARLLAEWVAFEGRSR
- a CDS encoding AAA family ATPase, whose amino-acid sequence is MTTETDTQATIVVPASLDMVSVLGSGDENLRVIERAFPSVDVHVRGNRITVSGPVDEVALFDRVVGEMLAVVRTGQGLTPEAVERSVAMLRDDSGVRPADVLTANILSNRGRTIRPKTLNQKRYVDAIDEHTVVFGIGPAGTGKTYLAVAKAVQALQSKRVTRIILTRPAVEAGERLGFLPGTLSEKIDPYLRPLYDALHDMVDPDSIPRLMTSGVIEVAPLAYMRGRTLNDAFIILDEAQNTSPEQMKMFLTRLGFGSTMVVTGDTTQIDLPSGTASGLKVVESILDGIDDVAFCRLHSQDVVRHKLVGRIVDAYAKFDAETAAAAQLPGRGSRRTRR
- a CDS encoding HIT domain-containing protein, translating into MSDCLFCGIVAGDVPATVVHQTDEFVAFRDINPQAATHVVVVTREHHENVAELAAADAGLAGRLLAAGAAVAAAEGLDDGYRFVFNTGRDGGQTVFHVHLHVLGGRSMTWPPG
- a CDS encoding PaaI family thioesterase, with translation MTDGLSIQEQLYPDLPCFGCGHGNPKGLRLRSYPGPAYDDDHVVTAAFMPWPEHDNGLGYLNGGIISTVLDCHSAAAVMLESQRLGIPVLPGAALSYVTAGLDVRYLRPSPLHEPVELRAVVTAADEGQMTVDVELVFDGKTRATAAALWKRWRPRS